Proteins encoded by one window of Streptococcus sanguinis:
- the dnaG gene encoding DNA primase, whose translation MIDKEIISEIKNSVNIVDVIGETVALTKAGRNFLGLCPFHGEKTPSFNVVEDKQFYHCFGCGKSGDVFKFIEDYRGVSFMDAVQIVADRAGIPLAVETAGNDRLRQSHPHQALYDIHTEAAKFYHAVLMTTKMGEEARAYLYQRGLTDDVLKHFQIGLAPNEGNYLHKSMAGKFDENTIMNSGLFNLAENNLVYDAFQNRIMFPLTNDSGQVVAFSGRIWQAAASDGHQAKYKNSRSTAIFNKSYELYHLDKAKPVIKKSHEVYLMEGFMDVIAAYRAGIENAVASMGTALTPEHIQHLSKYCKKIILSYDGDRAGQAATAKALDELRDMTVEIVRIPDNLDPDEFLAKNSEEDLQHLLSKTRISNVEFLLHHLKPDNIENLQAQIEFVEKMAPIIAKTKSITAQNSYIYMLAELLPDFDYQQVEQTVNNSRLAERSSRSQEAPIQQSQPAVMQFSPSNRLSRLMRAENHIFHRMIHHPLILNQYRLREDFVFDSEELQALYEILLANGEVTPQDLSQLPDHVQQAWYRVLEEDLPDEVLEDELKEVEETREREILRKHNQFISKKIREASHSGDTDTALSELERLIEQKRRME comes from the coding sequence TTGATTGATAAAGAAATCATTTCTGAAATTAAAAACAGCGTCAATATCGTCGATGTCATAGGAGAAACGGTGGCCTTGACCAAGGCTGGGCGGAATTTCCTGGGACTCTGTCCCTTTCATGGCGAAAAGACGCCCTCTTTTAACGTTGTAGAGGACAAGCAGTTTTATCACTGTTTTGGCTGCGGCAAGTCGGGCGATGTCTTCAAATTCATTGAGGATTATCGAGGCGTTTCCTTTATGGATGCTGTGCAGATTGTAGCAGATCGGGCAGGGATTCCCTTGGCTGTAGAGACAGCGGGCAACGACCGACTGAGACAAAGCCATCCGCACCAGGCTCTCTACGATATCCATACCGAGGCAGCGAAATTTTATCATGCGGTTCTGATGACGACCAAGATGGGAGAGGAAGCGCGGGCTTATCTCTACCAGCGGGGGCTGACAGATGATGTTCTTAAGCATTTTCAAATCGGGCTGGCTCCTAATGAGGGGAATTATCTTCATAAGAGTATGGCTGGCAAATTTGATGAGAATACCATCATGAACTCGGGACTCTTTAATCTGGCGGAGAATAATCTGGTCTATGATGCCTTTCAGAATCGGATTATGTTTCCCCTGACCAATGACAGTGGGCAGGTTGTGGCTTTTTCCGGACGGATTTGGCAGGCAGCGGCTTCAGACGGGCATCAGGCCAAGTATAAAAACAGTCGCAGCACCGCTATTTTCAATAAAAGCTACGAACTTTATCATCTGGATAAGGCCAAGCCGGTTATCAAGAAGAGCCATGAGGTTTATCTGATGGAGGGCTTCATGGACGTGATTGCGGCCTATCGGGCAGGGATTGAAAATGCGGTTGCCTCGATGGGAACAGCTCTGACGCCTGAGCATATTCAGCATCTGAGCAAGTATTGCAAGAAGATTATCCTGTCTTACGATGGAGATCGGGCAGGGCAGGCAGCGACTGCTAAGGCTTTGGATGAGCTGAGAGATATGACGGTGGAAATTGTTCGGATTCCGGATAATTTGGACCCCGATGAATTTCTAGCTAAAAATTCTGAGGAAGATTTGCAGCATTTGCTGAGCAAAACGCGAATAAGTAATGTGGAGTTTCTGCTGCATCATCTGAAACCAGATAATATTGAAAATCTACAGGCTCAGATTGAGTTTGTAGAGAAGATGGCGCCGATTATTGCGAAGACCAAGTCCATCACAGCTCAGAACTCCTATATTTACATGCTGGCTGAGTTGCTGCCGGACTTTGACTATCAGCAGGTGGAGCAGACGGTAAATAACAGTCGGCTTGCTGAGCGCTCTAGTCGCAGTCAGGAGGCGCCGATTCAGCAGTCTCAACCAGCCGTCATGCAGTTTTCGCCTTCGAACCGGCTGAGTCGGCTCATGAGGGCGGAAAATCATATCTTCCACCGCATGATACATCATCCTTTGATTTTGAACCAATACCGTCTGAGAGAAGATTTTGTCTTTGACTCGGAAGAATTGCAGGCCTTGTATGAGATTTTACTGGCAAATGGCGAGGTGACACCGCAGGATTTGTCCCAGCTGCCGGATCATGTCCAGCAGGCTTGGTACCGCGTCTTGGAAGAAGACTTGCCGGATGAGGTTTTGGAAGATGAATTGAAAGAAGTGGAAGAAACCAGAGAGCGGGAGATTTTGCGCAAGCATAATCAGTTTATTAGTAAGAAGATTCGAGAAGCCTCTCACAGCGGAGATACGGATACAGCCCTGTCCGAGTTGGAGCGCTTGATTGAGCAAAAAAGAAGAATGGAGTAG
- the mscL gene encoding large conductance mechanosensitive channel protein MscL: MLKDLKEFLLRGNVIDLAVGVIIANAFGAIVTSLITDVITPLFLNPILKAANLEQISQLKWNGIAYGNFLSAVINFLVIGTVLFFIVKSAEKAQSLAKKKEEAEEAPAGPTELEVLQEIKALLAEKK; the protein is encoded by the coding sequence ATGTTAAAGGATCTTAAAGAATTCTTGCTGCGTGGGAACGTGATTGATTTGGCAGTCGGTGTGATCATCGCCAACGCTTTTGGAGCAATCGTCACTTCATTGATTACTGACGTAATCACTCCCCTCTTCCTCAACCCAATTTTGAAAGCTGCAAACTTGGAGCAAATTTCTCAATTGAAATGGAACGGGATCGCTTATGGTAACTTCTTGAGCGCTGTAATTAACTTCTTGGTAATCGGTACTGTTCTCTTCTTCATCGTTAAGTCTGCTGAAAAAGCACAAAGCCTTGCTAAGAAGAAGGAAGAAGCTGAAGAAGCGCCAGCTGGACCAACTGAATTGGAAGTCCTGCAAGAAATCAAAGCTTTGTTGGCTGAGAAAAAATAA